A genome region from Setaria italica strain Yugu1 chromosome III, Setaria_italica_v2.0, whole genome shotgun sequence includes the following:
- the LOC101779040 gene encoding protein LURP-one-related 7 — translation MDQPAAFAPPPAPAPVPVAWSVVPVDFTVFKKGTEMAMHDATGRLAFRIAGGGGGDGGTALFDGTGGVLVTVRTSGQGEWQAFSGNSMEHRHIIFTAKVMSASSSRKEVHVFIPPISSFEGSKPIYRLLGSTFRRACTIIKGDSIVAQTNLLYKLKKTLYSRRKFRVTIYPGNDNILIMAMIMTFFVEK, via the exons ATGGACCAACCCGCCGCtttcgccccgccgccggcgccggcgccggttcCCGTTGCTTGGTCCGTTGTCCCGGTGGATTTCACGGTCTTCAAGAAGGGGACCGAGATGGCGATGCACGACGCGACCGGCCGCCTCGCGTTCCGCATcgccggaggcggtggcggggaCGGGGGCACGGCGCTCTTCGACGGCACCGGTGGTGTCCTGGTCACCGTCAGGACCAGCGGGCAG GGCGAGTGGCAAGCATTCAGTGGAAATAGTATGGAACATAGACACATCATTTTCACTGCAAAAGTTATGTCTgcttcttcaagccgaaaggaGGTACATGTATTCATCCCACCAATAAGCAGCTTTGAAGGTTCAAAACCAATCTACAGGCTCTTGGGAAGTACATTCCGAAGAGCATGCACAATAATAAAGGGGGACTCCATCGTTGCTCAG ACAAATCTCTTGTATAAACTCAAGAAGACTCTATATTCACGGCGTAAGTTCAGAGTGACTATATACCCTGGAAATGATAATATCCTCATCATGGCCATGATTATGACCTTCTTTGTTGAAAAATGA
- the LOC101779446 gene encoding TOM1-like protein 6, whose product MAAAVRVDKATNELLLGPDWTLNIDICDAVNSDHGQAKEVIKALKKRIQHKNANVQFLALTLLETLIKNCGDRVHVQVIERNILDEMMKIVKKKADMQVRDKILTLLDSWQEAFGGPGGKHPHYYWAYAELKRAGVEFPKRSPDAAPVFTPPVTRPASLPSYLQAGYGMQVDSSLTLDEVMSSNGASLSMPDLERMLGAAELLGEMLRAVDPNDHDAVNDEIITELVNQCRSDQKKILSLVSSLRDEELLGQALDLNDKLQILLEKHDAMASGSPLPAEVTDVVSELPAGTTPNLGEKVAPTAAVTPTMVSTNVLNDEEEEDEDDEFSLLARRNSRFRPTNSESASPSLGTYSSTIHEGTSSSAASVPSTTSYVPSNALSLPDPPAPVRTSPEDQVMSDLLALTISSNPSPPYTPITPEPALNQGGSTASHPQPYNVNQGHATANYVAPWAQPQSQAAGIQQQTPSQSQLPYNSLAYPPPPWASQDSMESNPFVVSSSQHQSSSNSPINVPPNLRPLQQSQSFAVPLRTASLDSPINGNLKQPLSAGARRPSYVSSNKFFDDLFERNSDGSLKVGGTVGSGTSSPYKA is encoded by the exons atggcggcggcggtgagggtgGACAAGGCCACCAACGAGCTGTTGCTGGGCCCCGACTGGACCCTCAACATCGACATCTGCGACGCAGTCAACTCCGATCACGG GCAAGCAAAAGAGGTGATTAAAGCTTTGAAAAAACGTATTCAGCACAAGAATGCGAATGTTCAATTTCTTGCTCTGACG CTTTTAGAGACTCTAATAAAGAACTGTGGGGATCGCGTGCATGTTCAAGTCATAGAGCGCAATATACTGGACGAAATGATGAAAATTGTGAAGAAAAAG GCAGATATGCAAGTGAGGGATAAAATCCTGACACTCCTGGACTCTTGGCAAGAAGCATTTGGCGGGCCTGGTGGAAAGCACCCTCATTATTACTGGGCATATGCTGAATTGAAG CGAGCTGGAGTAGAATTTCCTAAGCGCTCACCTGATGCTGCACCGGTATTTACTCCTCCGGTCACGCGCCCAGCATCTTTGCCATCATATCTTCAAGCAGGGTATGGAATGCAAGTCGATTCTTCCTTGACGCTTGATGAGGTGATGTCATCTAACGGGGCTTCACTGAG CATGCCAGACTTGGAACGTATGCTGGGGGCTGCGGAACTATTAGGCGAGATGCTGAGAGCTGTGGATCCAAATGATCATGAT GCTGTCAATGATGAAATTATCACGGAACTTGTAAACCAATGTCGGTCAGACCAAAAAAAGATCTTGAGTCTGGTAAGTTCACTGAG GGATGAGGAACTCTTGGGCCAAGCTCTTGACTTAAATGATAAATTACAGATTCTGCTTGAGAAACATGATGCAATGGCATCAGGTTCTCCTCTACCAGCCGAAGTAACAGATGTGGTGAGTGAATTGCCAGCAGGAACCACTCCAAACCTAGGTGAAAAGGTTGCTCCTACAGCTGCAGTTACTCCAACAATGGTATCAACCAATGTTTTaaatgacgaggaggaggaagacgaagatgacgAGTTCTCTCTGCTCGCTCGCAG GAACTCAAGATTCAGACCCACAAACAGTGAGAGTGCCTCTCCTAGTTTAGGCACATATTCGTCAACCATCCACGAGGGAACATCAAGTTCAGCAGCTTCTGTTCCCTCTACAACTTCATATGTTCCAAGCAATGCATTGTCTCTGCCTGATCCTCCAGCCCCCGTGAGGACTTCTCCAGAAGACCAGGTTATGAGTGACCTTCTTGCACTCACCATATCGTCAAACCCATCACCACCCTATACCCCAATAACACCTGAACCAGCCTTGAATCAAGGTGGCTCAACAGCTAGTCATCCACAGCCTTATAATGTAAATCAAGGACATGCAACTGCAAATTATGTAGCTCCATGGGCACAGCCCCAGTCTCAAGCTGCAGGCATTCAGCAACAGACACCATCCCAGTCACAGTTGCCCTACAACTCATTAGCTtacccgccgccaccatggGCCTCCCAGGACAGCATGGAATCGAACCCTTTTGTGGTATCATCGTCCCAGCATCAATCAAGCTCCAACTCGCCTATCAACGTGCCACCGAACTTGAGGCCCCTACAGCAATCGCAGTCTTTTGCAGTGCCACTTCGCACTGCGAGTTTAGACTCACCAATAAATGGGAACCTGAAGCAACCACTCTCTGCTGGGGCTCGCAGACCATCTTATGTTTCTTCCAACAAGTTCTTCGATGACCTGTTTGAGAGAAATTCAGATGGTAGCCTGAAAGTAGGCGGTACAGTTGGCAGTGGCACGTCCAGTCCATACAAGGCATAG
- the LOC101772411 gene encoding protein NRT1/ PTR FAMILY 2.3: METKGPQEPQPRRNLRADHESLQPQPGDARNNKGGWITFPFLAVAMLGLGVARGGATSNFVVYLVKKYNVPRVDAVQISSIALGCLSLAPVGGAIVADAFFGCYPVVAVSMVFSVLALVMFTLTASLHGLRPVPCQPGAGGDACEPASTGQMAALYAAVFMLCVSAGGARFNQATLGASQFDAAADRDVLFNWYFVFFYASSVVGSTAIVYVQDNVSWALGYAISGAASLAGVAALLAGTPYYRRPGAQGSPFTALARVAVAAARKWKVNLATTSEELRFYHGRRCSSASDKDGDVSDATSLAAPSDSFSFLNRAALLTDGDVTPADGSVVRPWRICTVREVEDFKAVVRILPLWSSSIVLSVAFGTQINFTVLQALAMDRALGGFTVPAGSMTVVILVSIVASLILLDRALLPLWRRLTGHTPTPLQRIGAGHVLAVLSLAACAVVERRRMATVRAHGAEGQPAWVSPLSVTWLVLPLALAGAGEALYFPGGVTLYYEEFPPPLRNTSTGMVAVVIALGFYLSAALVGVVRRATAWLPNNMNASRLENIYWLLAVMATVNFGYYLLCAKLYKYQNVGK; the protein is encoded by the exons ATGGAGACGAAGGGGCCGCAAGAACCTCAGCCTCGCCGTAACCTCAGAGCCGATCACGAGTCCCTGCAGCCGCAGCCTGGTGATGCCAGGAACAACAAGGGGGGATGGATCAccttccccttcctcgccgTGGCGATGCTCGGGCTTGGAGTGGCGAGGGGCGGCGCGACAAGCAACTTCGTCGTCTACCTCGTCAAGAAGTACAACGTGCCGCGCGTCGACGCGGTGCAGATCTCCAGCATCGCCCTCGGATGCCTCAGCTTGGCCCCCGTCGGCGGCGCTATCGTCGCCGACGCCTTCTTCGGCTGCTACCCCGTCGTCGCCGTGTCCATGGTCTTCTCTGTCCTG GCCTTGGTCATGTTCACTCTCACGGCGAGCCTGCACGGCCTCCGTCCGGTGCCGTGCCagccgggcgccggcggcgacgcgtgCGAGCCGGCGTCGACGGGGCAGATGGCGGCGCTGTACGCGGCGGTGTTCATGCTGTGCGTCAGCGCGGGGGGCGCCCGGTTCAACCAAGCGACCCTGGGCGCGAGCCagttcgacgccgccgcggaccGCGACGTGCTCTTCAACTGGTACTTCGTCTTCTTCTACGCCTCCTCCGTGGTCGGCTCGACCGCCATCGTCTACGTCCAGGACAACGTGTCGTGGGCGCTCGGCTACGCCATCTCCGGCGCCGCCAGCCTGGCGGGGGtcgccgcgctgctcgccgGCACGCCCTACTACCGCCGGCCAGGCGCGCAGGGGAGCCCGTTCACGGCGCTCGCGagggtcgccgtcgccgccgccaggaaATGGAAAGTCAACTTGGCGACGACGTCAGAGGAGCTGAGGTTTTACCACGGGCGACGATGCAGCAGTGCCAGTGACAAGGACGGCGACGTCAGCGACGCTACTAGCCTTGCTGCTCCAAGCGACAGCTTCAG CTTCCTGAACCGCGCGGCACTGCTCACCGACGGCGATGTCACTCCGGCGGATGGGTCCGTGGTCCGGCCGTGGCGCATCTGCACGGTGCGGGAGGTGGAGGACTTCAAGGCCGTGGTCCGCATCCTGCCGCTGTGGAGCTCGTCCATCGTCCTCAGCGTCGCGTTCGGCACGCAGATCAACTTCACCGTCCTGCAGGCGCTCGCCATGGACCGCGCCCTCGGCGGCTTCACCGTGCCGGCGGGCTCCATGACCGTCGTCATCCTCGTCTCCATCGTCgcctccctcatcctcctcgacCGCGCGCTCCTCCCGCTCTGGCGGCGGCTCACGGGGCACACGCCGACGCCGCTGCAGCGCATCGGCGCGGGCCACGTGCTCGCCGTCCTCAGCCTCGCCGCGTGCGCCGTCGTCGAGCGCCGCCGCATGGCCACCGTGCGCGCGCACGGCGCGGAGGGCCAGCCGGCGTGGGTGTCGCCGCTGTCGGTGACTTGGCTAGTCCTGCCGCtcgcgctggccggcgccggcgaggcgctgTACTTCCCCGGCGGCGTGACGCTGTACTACGAGgagttcccgccgccgctcaggAACACGTCCACGGGGATGGTCGCCGTGGTCATCGCGCTCGGTTTCTACCTGAGCGccgccctcgtcggcgtcgtccgGCGCGCCACGGCGTGGCTGCCCAACAACATGAACGCGTCCAGGCTGGAGAACATCTACTGGTTGCTCGCCGTGATGGCGACCGTCAACTTCGGGTACTACTTGTTATGTGCCAAACTGTACAAATACCAAAATGTTGGCAAGTAG